One Brassica napus cultivar Da-Ae chromosome C4, Da-Ae, whole genome shotgun sequence genomic region harbors:
- the LOC106382041 gene encoding ATPase GET3C isoform X1 — MLRSLESSHVLQFMESPEYNRFTHIVLDTTPTEHTLQFLSLSDFYDSSIGKIKLKKKITAAASAFTSVFGKKEIQQQRPSNELDQLKERMEKVLNVFSEVDTTEFVIVTIAPFSYLFIRSLVYMWLLMWLLRRLALFFYPIKDKFE, encoded by the exons atGTTGAGATCTCTCGAGTCTTCACATGTTCTTCAATTTATGGAGTCACCAGAATACAATAGGTTTACACATATAGTCCTCGATACTACTCCCACg GAACATACTCTGCAGTTTCTTTCTCTGTCCGATTTCTATGATTCTTCAATTGGCAAAATAAAA CTCAAGAAGAAGATCACTGCGGCAGCTTCAGCCTTTACGTCTGTCTTTGGTAAAAAGGAGATACAACAACAAAGACCT tcCAACGAGTTGGACCAACTGAAAGAGAGAATGGAGAAAGTTCTAAATGTTTTCAGTGAAGTGGACACTACTGAGTTTGTCATTGTAACCATAGCACCATTCTCTTACCTGTTCATAAGATCATTAGTTTACATGTGGTTACTGATGTGGTTACTGAGACGCTTAGCTTTATTCTTCTACCCCATTAAGGATAAATTTGAATAG
- the LOC106382041 gene encoding ATPase GET3C isoform X2 has translation MLRSLESSHVLQFMESPEYNRFTHIVLDTTPTEHTLQFLSLSDFYDSSIGKIKLKKKITAAASAFTSVFGKKEIQQQRPSNELDQLKERMEKVLNVFSEVDTTEFVIVMVIN, from the exons atGTTGAGATCTCTCGAGTCTTCACATGTTCTTCAATTTATGGAGTCACCAGAATACAATAGGTTTACACATATAGTCCTCGATACTACTCCCACg GAACATACTCTGCAGTTTCTTTCTCTGTCCGATTTCTATGATTCTTCAATTGGCAAAATAAAA CTCAAGAAGAAGATCACTGCGGCAGCTTCAGCCTTTACGTCTGTCTTTGGTAAAAAGGAGATACAACAACAAAGACCT tcCAACGAGTTGGACCAACTGAAAGAGAGAATGGAGAAAGTTCTAAATGTTTTCAGTGAAGTGGACACTACTGAGTTTGTCATT GTCATGGTAATAAACTGA